One window of the Oncorhynchus mykiss isolate Arlee chromosome 5, USDA_OmykA_1.1, whole genome shotgun sequence genome contains the following:
- the LOC110523268 gene encoding nuclear apoptosis-inducing factor 1 produces the protein MASNTKKRKMNFSEREVEIIVEEIEKQKHTLVNHFNAGVTHIAKNNAWIEILKKVNAVTTCPRELAEVKKKWSDMKTEVRRKVAQARAAIEETTTDCTPVHVILTAMQQRICNLLGEATIISLPTGDPDAEITLPVTMSSATTVTLTESLQTASASCEETKLDVETTYHTLEEGGVVEYCTTTEATPTVVTAVESHPVEMLTSVSSSPPHSQAKPQELKSRIALNSARLLQEQRVTNVHVRQIAQHLEGQNELLQMIRRSQEAQAYAQERQAQALEGTQAALLALVQMMRPALKDLRKFLQSGTDNSNNSSGAAAEGSEQRPKTPPPQPADEG, from the exons ATGGCATCgaatacaaaaaaaagaaaaatgaatTTTTCAGAGAGGGAGGTCGAAATTATTGTGGAGGAAATAGAGAAACAAAAGCACACACTCGTTAACCACTTCAATGCTGGAGTCACTCACATAGCAAAGAATAACGCGTGGATAGAAATTCTGAAGAAGGTGAACGCTGTAACAACATGCCCAAGAGAGTTGGCTGAAGTCAAGAAGAAGTGGTCGGATATGAAGACCGAGGTGAGGCGCAAAGTGGCCCAGGCTAGGGCGGCAATTGAGGAGACCACTACCGACTGCACTCCGGTTCACGTCATCCTCACTGCTATGCAGCAGCGTATTTGTAACCTTTTGGGAGAGGCGACTATCATCAGTTTACCTACTGGAGACCCAGATGCTGAGATAACTTTACCTGTTACTATGAGTTCAGCCACCACCGTGACACTCACAGAGA GCCTTCAGACAGCTTCAGCATCATGCGAGGAGACTAAATTAGATG TCGAGACCACATACCACACATTGGAGGAAGGCGGTGTGGTGGAGTACTGCACCACCACTGAAGCCACTCCCACCGTGGTGACCGCTGTGGAGTCGCATCCGGTGGAGATGCTGACGTCAGTGTCGTCTTCTCCGCCACACAGCCAGGCCAAGCCCCAGGAGCTGAAGAGCCGCATCGCCCTCAACTCAGCCCGGCTCCTCCAAGAACAGCGGGTCACCAATGTACACGTGAGGCAGATTGCCCAGCACCTGGAGGGCCAGAACGAGCTGCTGCAGATGATCCGGAGGTCCCAGGAAGCACAGGCCTACGCCCAGGAGAggcaggcccaggccctggagGGAACCCAGGCAGCCCTGCTGGCCCTGGTTCAGATGATGAGGCCTGCTCTCAAGGACCTGAGGAAGTTCCTGCAGAGCGGGACTGACAACTCCAACAACAGCTCTGGGGCTGCTGCAGAGGGTTCAGAACAGAGGCCCAAGACCCCGCCTCCACAGCCAGCAGACGAAGGCTAA